GTAGTCGTGTTCCTACAGACCTACCGCACGTCCATCTCCATGTCAGATGGCACCTCTTTGGACATATAGTTGGAGTCGAGTACATGTCGTTAACTCCATTGATAGGATACGGGACCAcctcagtggagagaatgaatgttTCGGATGATGAATGGAAGGCCATTCAAGCCATCTGCTTTGCTCTGCTGTTGAGTTCCTTGGGCCCTTTGGAAATTGTGCTCATCCAGTCAAGTGCGGAGCAATGGTTCGCCACCTACTGCTTGACAGGTAGCCTCTGATCTGCTTTGGTTATCACGGTACTCAAAGTGGCTGGTCCATGTTAGGaccacagtgagaaggagacCTGGAGTCATGTGACAAAACCCAATTGAAGTACCATTATGCAGGTTATTGGTGAACAATGCCACTTTATGACACATGTGTGGGCAGGGAATCTGTGACCATCGTCAATCACTGTCCCTTCACTAGTGAGTTAATCATATTCCCATCATCTCTCATCACGTGCATGACTGGGccagagcaaagaacagaaagtagGACTGAGTTTGAAAGAGGATTACGTACATCTTTGCATAGGATTTGGAGAAGACCGTTAAAATTCAATTCAACCTTATTTGGAAATTATGTCAGTCACTATTTAAGGTAAATTAAGTCAGTCAcctttcatcaaatctgtactgatcagaggttctgatgaaaagtccaaTCCAAAATATTTCTACAATTGTTCGAACATGCACTTATCCAAAACACCTGGAACTGTTCATACCTTCAGGCCTTGCTGGTGGTCATTCAGTCTTTCGCCCATCTCAGCAAATGACCACATCGCATcgtcctcttcttccagctggaaACCATCACCTAAAGCATAGAATTCGTCTTCGGTGATGTGAACTCCATAGTGACCCTCGACTGCCAACCATTTCAGAAGATCACCTACTTCCTTCTGATGTTTTTGTAGGTTCTCCTCTGTTGTTGCCTACAAATTGCAAAATCCTGTTAGTTTGAAGACATGTTGTACTTTTCCTGGCAGCAATTCCATATTCCCTCATCTATTTGCAAACCCTTGAGATAGAGGAGGATGCGAAACCACTTGAGTGGAAGATGCCTGTTTATAAAGAGTGGCCATTCCACACCATTTCATAGGACTATGCAGATGGGCAACACATGGTCTTGCCCAGTCTTGGATCAATAggaaaaggatggaaaatacTAAAGACCAGCCTCATGTACACTGACAGGCCCACCGACTCTCTTTAACCGAACACACACGGGCATCGACAGAATTCCGCTTCGTCATTTCTCTGCTCATGTCTCCCTAACACTGCCTTCATTTCTCGGGCCCCTTTGTctaatccctcccctttcacttgaCTCTCTCTCCGCTTAGCTCCTTCCTTACCATCGTAATAGGCTGTCTTCCCACTTGCCCAGAATTCTTCTCGTGCGAgaccactctcaccaccctcttcaGGTTTGCTCCCTCATTGCCAATCACTCTTACAACGACTCCACTCCTCAAGCCGCTTGTTCCCAACATCTGTGAGATTTGTTCCCAAAATCTGTGAGACATGACTGTCtcccagaaaatgttggaaaaatcttCAATCACATATATCCATATGACAATAGACAGCAAGGAAACTGGCCATAACGGCCCTTTGTGTCTATGCCGGTTCACTTCAACacctccactagttccccccctcctattctctgcccataaccctccaaccccctcatatccatataCACAtcaaaccttttcttaaatgacagaaaggaccctgctgcatctcctctggaagattattccattctgccaccactctctgagtgaagaagcatcctctaacatttctcctaaagtttcacccccttaccctcaacttatgccctcttgttccaacctcccctgcccttagggaaagagtctacttaagtctagtctatctattcccttcataattttaaatagctctatcaaatcccctctcaaccgtctacgctCCAATGACTAAAATCCCCGCCTCCTGAATCATTCTCTGCACTCGAGAttttgtaagccaggcaacatttttgtaaatcttctctgcaccctctccaccttatctatttccttcctataatttgaagaccaggactgaacacaatactccaaacctggcctcaccaatgccttaaacagtcacagcatcacttcccagctcctatatactatgctatgatttatgaaggccagcataccatatgctttCTGAACTACCCcttctacatgggaatccaccttcaaggaactctgtaccatcactccaagatccctctgtttctctgcattGCTCAATGCTCTTTCCTTAACATCTAGGTTACAGAGaatgattaaggagactgggactttattcattggaatgtagacggttgagaggggatttggtagatgtatttacaattatgaagggaatagatatgtcctattttggttatttgttttccaaaatgcagcacctcacacttgtctgcattaaattctatctctcATCTTTCAGCCcagttttccaaacaaaccaaatccttctgtaatctaagaaaaccatcctcactatccaccactccccttattttcgtattgtctgcatatttgcttacccagtaaaccatcccctcatccaaatcattaatataaatgataaacaacaggggacctagcactgatccctgaggcacaccgatTGTCACAGACTTCCatgctgacagacagttgtccactatgactctctggtgcctatcttccagccacctctgaacccatctctttattaatccctagtgactgaaccttccttaataaccttatcaaaagccttactaaaatccaaatagatcacatcaaccaccCTACCATCATCCACTTTCCTTGTTACCTCTTCAAGAAACTCAACAaaattcgtcaaacatgactttcccttcacaaacctcTGCCGGGTGTCCTTGATCCATccatgtctatccagatatttgtacacaCTATCCATAACTTTCATTACCACCGAAgccaaacttactggctgatagttacttggcctgcaccttgtgccatttttttaatcaattgaactacatttgcaaccctccaatcctgcagcaccacacccttctccagtgatcatttaaaatcactgtcagagcccccactatttactccctgacctccctgaacatcctgggaaaaatcccaccAGGACCaggagctccaaaaccctctatcctttccataactaagccatttgcctcacttatctcacatagtccaatgtccctttccctcctgaatacagatgagaaaaaaatcattcaatatctcccccatctcatacggttcctcacatcgtccaccgttcccattttccagtggacctactctatccttaatcctccttttactattcatgTACCTTTAAAAACTCTCACCgttcactttcaccttattagctatggacacctcataccttatttttccctttctaatttcccacttaaggttctttctgcaatctaagtaaggatcatacatctcatcaatcttttgtttcttatatttagcataggcctccctcttatccccaACCAACTTCCTAATTCATGCAAGATGGAAAGAAAATTGTTGCATCCTGCAGCCAATTCGAAATCCAGAAACTGTGACTTGTAGAGACAAAAAAGCTTTGACTGCTGTTCTggacagggttatttaaacaaaagtagtttttaatgatatttgaacaagaaaacagaattaaactttaacttattagttaacttacttacttaacctacctaacccattTAATTCCCCCCTCTAATACAAAGAGAAGGTGTGTATAAcatgtatttaagattagaaaaattgTTTGGATCAAAATCCAATCTCTCATGTTGCAGTACTGTgcccagaagttagcattaacaaagttcaccagttttTGGTGCGGAGaagacaaatgttccaaaaaccaCCCAGgagggttcttgatggttttcagagagattcctttcccaggacatctgcaactgattccttctcaatcagtcttgctgatgaaacctgcccccttcagggttcttcagatgatcctctttctttcaggtcacctttcattctgtttttgtaataaaactgcacctgctgctccctcactggcatccactgctacagaaaatggtctgtcaaaatcaggagattttaacacagggcaatggcatagcatctcctttgaattttctaaagctgtctgacaatctttagtccacaccaatttctcccctttcttcaaaagattggttaaaggaagagcaacctgagCCAAATTTCCATTAACATCCTGCCATTCctcaaaaccttctcactgctttcctgccattgggagtaggaaaccaaaattgcattcaccttagcttgaataggtgtaaCTTTGCCACGACCAACTACATAAACCAAATATGTtaccgtggcatttgcaaatGGACTCTTTGCTAAATCAACAGTTAAGTTTGTTttagataatcttgcaaacaatttgtccaattctcttagatgttcttcccatgtgtcactttttgtgaccaagtcatcaatataagcatctgtgtgAGTCAACCCTTGGATTACAGGATTAATAATCCTCTGGAATGCGGCAGGGGGcctttttcatgccaaaaggtaacacattttaCTCGTATAAACCattggagttacaaaagctgaaatattctttcctctctcagttaaaggcacacaccaataaataacccttcaacaaatgcaacttagtaagaaatttagctttgccaattttatcaatacagtaatttattctcggaataggattagtatctgttttagttactgaattgaCCTTCCTACAATCtgaacagaacctaacagttccatctggatttcataccagaatacaaggacaaTTCCAAACTGAgttcgaaggtctaataatgtcattcatcatcctatattccacctcctgatccatgtttttattctgaatgtttattcaaaGTGGGGGatgttttatgggatttgcttctcctacatctacatcatggtaaatcactgatgtctttttttggaacatcagggaacaaatttgtgttattgaaaagtaattctttcaactgcaactGCTCTtgtaacttttcctccaaattttccaaaattgctgagtttgacaggtgcacaggaaccatggtttctttaaggttaccctcacaagattctgtttccataatcttataatcttccacttcctccactctgtaAACAGCCAAGACCTCTGAgaaagattgttctccactacccttattctCGTAagaaggtttcaacatatttatgtgacaaacctaagttttattccttctgcctggagtgttaacaacatagttaacatcattcaggtTAGATTCAGTTGTGCATGGTGCAGAAAATCTAGTTTTCATAGGATTGTCATTTGTTGGAAATAAAATCAAAACTTTATCTCCTGTCTTAAAATTTCTCacctgagctttcctgtcaaataaacgctTCATTTTACCTTGAGCAATTTCTAagttctcttgagccaaagtccacactttttgtatcCTATCCttcaatttagaaacataatctaccaaattcaactgcacatcctcattaatatTTCTCAGTGTTATGGCCTCTGGAAATCTCGACACTACACGCATAATTGTTAATGTACTGATTACCATACTTAGTTTTcggcaggggacctacacaatctacaataaccctagtgaaaggtccCCAACTACAGGAACAGattgtaatggagccactggaggaccctggttaggtttccccactacCTGACAAACATGACGTGtccagcaccaatttacaacatccttcctcaaaccaggcaagaaaaaatgtttcaaaatgttATTCATGTTTATTTTTACAACAAGATaaccacccaaaggtgtactgtgggctagatcTCATATTGCCTTCcggtaatttctaggaacaaccacctgatggATCACTCCCCACTCCTCactagcaggaatatcaagaggtcttcattttctcatcaacacttcaccacttaagtaatatccacaagccattacTTTACTCTCCTATTCAGTTATTGCTTTCTCCCTTAAGCTAACaagatctgcatctattttcttttgctgaattaactctttccttgacaaagagaaatcctcactctcacaatgaccctgctctttcaaaaatacttcagaactactgggcaaatctctagtaactggatcatcttcagctgtcatcattttcttagtcacagccctagttaccgcacatgcaggatacatctcaccatcctctctaaccacatccttactaggccaatttgtcaatcttaaaactgacccaactttattctctgccaaatcattcccctaCAAAAACAAGACACCTTGAATGggtaactcctactacaacaggtcctttgactagttctgaatttagcacaatcTTGTAAAGctatattgactctacctcacctccaacacctttaatcaaagtggtCTCTCCTGTGTCTGTCCTTTGATCCACGGTTAAAACGCTTTCTAACAACAATGACAGAGCATcctcagtatctctaagaattttaactggaacctctggttctccctcctttattgagacaaagccctctgacacaaaaggcttgaaaacatccatgacctccttACCAGGTTATGCACCTCTGCTCTCTTTAAATACTACTGTTTGTATATACATACTTCTGGTTAAAcctgtttttctcttttctttttcaagactagaTAATTCACAGTCCCATGACCAGCTTTCTTACAAAAATGGCATATAAATGCAGAAattctgtcctttcctacctttccttcatcttttctcttaacattttctccagactttatttcaggcctactatcctgctccatcctaaccttatgaacaggtttattaatctggtcCACATCAGCTCTCTGAAAATGACTATTATTCTGCAATGTATTTTGGTGAATCAAAGCAAATTCTCCTGCTAACTCTAGCCACCTGTTGCCACGTCCCCACGTTTCTCTCACCCAGGTGTAATTTAATCACCTCTGGgatacaccttttaatttcctctattaatattaattctctcaatctgacAAAATCATCGTTTATTCCTTTTGGTGtccaccaatggtcaaaacacaCAGATTGTTTTCAGAGCAAACTCCATAGAAGATTGATTTCGtgatttcaccaaactcctaaatttttgtctataagcTTCCGGAACCAACAAGCTTTCActctgcttgtttaacagtatcataatctgccacttgctctgcagtcaagctccaggatgcaatttgtgcttttcccttcaatacaccctGAAGCATGAGTGGCCACTTTTATTTCAAcctcttgagctctcagcaaccttttcaaaaggaGGCCCTCGATTTACATCTCCATtcaccaaaaacctctccccaggagttacagcctcaatcctcttacttctctccatctccattttgAACTTCTCTAATTAAAACTGTCTGTCATTTTCAATTTCCTCTCActcatatttcctctgttttttAGCCTCTTCTCTTTACTTTTTAGCCTCTTCTCTTTGCTTTCCAGCTTGGACTgcctcatattgttgtctctgcaactcaaaattagGTTTCTCCTGGTCATCTTGCACCCttgatttctccaattccaattgcaattcaaaagatgtATTCTCTGGAAATTTTTTGAGGTCTTCCtgaacaaattttccttcacttatataatatttcactattataATACTCTACGTTTGTACTTTTCTtatccaatgtttaacttcaacAATTTTCAATGCCTTAGAAATACCCATCAGTTCCTATTTTTTCACCTGctgcagttctgcaggtgatggttttaacaaaaatgtatcaacatccattgcagcTGTTTTTCCAgatacaagctttaaattagcttgcaAAAATCACCTGCAAAAACAAcccaatgaactaataaatcaggggggagtcacgtgatggagtagtggccgttcatggaattccagccctctcctgaaaagttgaaaaaaaacgcacaaaacagaaaggtacaagagtaaaaattaaaacaaagtaaaaataaaggtgataagaaaatggcagcgaagagagaaaagtcgaaaacaatgggaagaagagaagatgaaagaacgtcggaagaag
Above is a genomic segment from Narcine bancroftii isolate sNarBan1 chromosome 2, sNarBan1.hap1, whole genome shotgun sequence containing:
- the LOC138752980 gene encoding microtubule-actin cross-linking factor 1, isoforms 1/2/3/4/5-like, whose protein sequence is MEMERSKRIEAVTPGERFLVNGDVNRGPPFEKVAESSRVSRFPEAITLRNINEDVQLNLVDYVSKLKDRIQKVWTLAQENLEIAQGKMKRLFDRKAQRIINPVIQGLTHTDAYIDDLVTKSDTWEEHLRELDKLFARLSKTNLTVDLAKSPFANATVTYLVYVVGRGKVTPIQAKVNAILVSYSQWQESNVKERALSNAEKQRDLGVMVQSSLKVDSHVEGVVQKAYDFSNIFWETVMSHRFWEQISQMLGTSGLRSGVVVRVIGNEGANLKRVVRVVSHEKNSGQVGRQPITMATTEENLQKHQKEVGDLLKWLAVEGHYGVHITEDEFYALGDGFQLEEEDDAMWSFAEMGERLNDHQQGLKEHRQKLSQKEQELVLATEAAQTFLEQNVQDPLQDEEVVLQENLNVLMEEYESALSSADSQLNVIEDLHIELQKFRKDHDEFETFMIHFEKELTKIKAGEFDSKSLTFKLKKQQFLFKDLQFHKGDLRHLRRSWKSVFDAAFHFEIRNAIESYKIQIDPDDISQRVEETVESADARFNTLRSECIGLGSRLGTKLFKQWQEKAVELRLWLECEETERRMVQVEAISNPEILQQELENIMVIQGEISEHEDAVEKLQEAAKCLLSLSNDVVPNVLQLRKTTATIEQRFQRLRQEASEKKRKLERSNVQEEDLEDS